From a region of the Betaproteobacteria bacterium genome:
- a CDS encoding SDR family oxidoreductase: MRPQAAVRAIQPQDHRSTTLEKERVPDLELHGKVAIVTGATRKRGLGRAIALCLARAGADVVVTGSGLKPVQDMPVDERESNWRGATDVAGEVEALGVRALAMAVDVTSSAAVRQMVTETAAKLGRIDILVNNATFARGDDRVPLQELDDDVWRRIVDVNLNGTMLCCKYAAQQMIQQGAGGTIVSISSAAALKAQANFSAYCASKAAIHALNAVLAAELGSHGITANVIAPGILDTARVDMLREGGRWEKRLSSVPLGRAGTPEEVAELVRYLCGAHARWISGDVFLMTGGEVRRAAD; this comes from the coding sequence CTGCGGCCGCAGGCGGCCGTGCGTGCGATACAGCCGCAGGATCACCGCAGTACAACCTTGGAGAAAGAGCGCGTGCCAGACCTGGAGCTCCACGGGAAAGTCGCAATCGTGACCGGTGCCACGCGCAAGCGCGGACTGGGGCGAGCCATCGCGCTATGCCTCGCGCGCGCCGGTGCCGATGTTGTCGTGACCGGCAGCGGCCTTAAGCCGGTGCAGGACATGCCCGTCGACGAGCGCGAGAGCAACTGGCGCGGCGCAACCGACGTGGCCGGGGAAGTCGAGGCGCTCGGCGTGCGTGCGTTGGCGATGGCGGTCGATGTGACGTCGTCGGCCGCAGTTCGGCAAATGGTTACTGAAACGGCCGCAAAGCTCGGACGCATCGACATCCTGGTGAACAACGCAACGTTTGCGCGCGGCGACGACCGCGTGCCCTTGCAGGAGCTCGATGACGACGTGTGGCGACGCATCGTCGACGTCAACCTGAACGGCACCATGCTGTGCTGCAAGTACGCTGCGCAGCAGATGATCCAGCAAGGCGCGGGCGGGACCATCGTCAGCATCTCCTCGGCTGCGGCGCTCAAGGCACAGGCGAATTTCTCGGCGTACTGTGCGTCGAAGGCGGCGATACACGCCTTGAACGCGGTGCTTGCGGCCGAGCTTGGGTCGCACGGCATCACGGCCAACGTCATCGCACCCGGTATTCTGGACACCGCGCGCGTCGACATGCTGCGGGAAGGCGGGCGCTGGGAAAAGCGGCTCTCGAGCGTTCCTCTCGGCCGGGCCGGGACGCCGGAAGAAGTAGCCGAGCTCGTGCGCTACCTGTGCGGAGCGCACGCGCGCTGGATCAGCGGCGACGTGTTTCTCATGACCGGCGGCGAAGTGCGCCGTGCGGCAGATTAG